TCCATTAAATGAACGTATTAAGTCACGATAGACCTGCTGCAATGTGCTAGATTCACTGTCATATAAAAATGGATATTCCTTTTTCAACATTGTTAACATGGTGTTGAATGTGGTTTGATTGCATTTTAGCTTTGTATAACCATGTTGTTTAAATAATTCAAAGGTTTTTTGGTATTCTGTTAATAAATTATTCCAAACAAATCTAACATTACCCAGACTCCGATTAAATTCATCCACCATAACCTTATCAAGATACAACTTAACCTTCAAACCTTCATTAACAATAATACACTCATCTAACATGAAAAAACACATCAAAAATATCTATTTTATATTCCAACTAATTTTGAACACAAAATATAATATATCAATAGACAATATATAAAGAATAAGCGAGAGCATTTGATAACTAATGCTCTTTTTATGCAATTCATCCTCGACTTGAAGAAGTCAAGGTATTCTTGCACCATTTAGATAAAAAAAATCTGATAATGCAGAAACTCATTGAAAGAAACGATTTTATAAAATGCGGAAGAATATATGTTGCAGACGGATCCGCTAGAATCGCATATCAATGGACAAAAATCTGAATCATCACCTGTTTGAAATATAATCATTTTAAAGACTGAATTTTTTAAAATTGTTCATGAATGATATTGAATCATTTTTAGGCAAATTCTAAAATATTTTTTTAGCAAAAAAGTATTTTATAATCAAAAAACATAAATTAAAACATTATTGAATTGGATTGAAGATTATGAATTTGGAAAAACTGATTGGTAACACACCAATGATAAAAATTGATTATGAATATGAAGGAAAATCAGGCAGTATTTATACTAAACTTGAATATTACAATTACTCAGGCAGTATCAAAGACAGAATAGCATTATACATTCTTGAAAAATCAAAAGAAAACGGCGAACTACAGGATGGTCAGCCTATTGTTGAAGTAACAAGCGGAAATACCGGAATCTCATTCAGTGCTATCGGAGCGCTTTTAGGTCATGAAGTCCATATATTCATGCCTGACTGGGTATCTCTTGAGAGAAGAAACCTTATTGAAATGTATGGTGCAAATGTACACCTGGTATCAAAAGAAGAAGGCGGATTTAAAAAGGCACTTGAGCTTGCTGAAGAATTTGCCATAAAACATGACGCATTCAGACCACTCCAATTTGATAATGAATTAAACGTTGAAGCCCAATATAAAACAACCGGTCAGGAAATCATCGATGCAGTTCCTGACGTGAATGCTTTCGTTTCAGGCATTGGAACCGGAGGCACACTGATGGGTATTGGAAAAAGATTAAAGGACAACAATCCTGATTCAAAAATAATCGCACTTGAACCATCCACATTATCAATACTTAAAATGGGAATGGAAGAAGGAAGCCATCTTATTGAAGGAATAGGAGATGACTTTATTCCGGGAATTGTTGACCGTGGCGCAATTGATGATATTGTTCTGATTCATGACTGTGATGCAATAAACATGTCCAAAAGGATTGCAAAGGAATTCGGTTTGGGAATCGGTATTTCAAGCGGTGCTAACTTTTTAGCTAGTGTATTAAGTGACAGTGATGAGTTGACTATTGCAACCGTTTTTCCGGACGACAACAAAAAATACATAACTACAAAATTATCCGAAGAAATTGATACAGATTCTGAACTGCTTTCAAACAATATAAAGCTTATAGGATTTGAAGTTGTTTAAAAAAGAGTTATTTTTTTCAAATGTCCAGTTTGTCCTAGTTATGGTTGACAATTGAATCTAATTAAAAAAATAAGTGAAAGATAGTATTGCACTAACTTTCATTTAATCTATTTTTTGCCATTCATTATTACCTAAATGTTTATACTTATGGCCGTCAGGAGCATCGTGAACCTCACCAGTGTAGATTATTCTGCCTTCCTGTGCACTATAGAATGCACCTGGATCTCCGCTAGATGATGAATCATCAGAAGTTGCAACTTCATTGGCTTTAACAGTTATGTTTTTAGATATATCAGATGCTTCAAAATCATCATCACCTGCATATGAACAGTTAACTGCATATGTTCCGGCTTCATAATCAATTTCTAAAACAGCAATACCGCTTTTATTGGTAGTAACATTGGCTGTTTTATTAAAACCGTTATCTCCTGTAACAGTAATGTTTACAGTTGCGTTTTCAATGGCTTCTCCCTTATCGTTTGTGAGGTTGATTGTCAAATTATCCCCCGGATAAAGTGTATCCTCACCAGTGATATTCAGTTTGGTTTGGGTTTTTCCAAATAAGGAGAATGCAGAAGCTGCACCAACCATAAGAATTGCTATCACTGCTATTAATATTGCGAAAATTATTTTGTTTTTACTCACAAAATCATCCTCCAATACTATATTGCCCCACAAATTAAATATATTTTTCAGTTGACAATCGCTTGAAAGTAAAATTTTTAATGCTTTGATGTATATCCCCTATTGAAATTAATGTAAAATTTACATATCGTTAATGTTAAAGTAAAATCAATTAAATAATTTAATAGATTCTAATGTCAAAGCATTAAATAAAGAATCCTTCTGATGATATGATGACAGTTAAAATAATAAGTGATTATGGCCGTAATTATTTTCAATTCTAACATTCAATGAACAGTTAAAATTCATTCTATCACCTGTTTATACTGTCAGAGGACTTTTTGCTTTCAATCATATCTTTATATTCTTCGAAATTGTCCTTGTTGACAACCATCCAGTCATCATTGACCTCATCATCATCCATAGTTGCTATTTGAAAATAATAGCCTTGATCTATGAAGAATTTCAAAAAATCCATCGGTTTAATATGTCCCATTTAGTTCACCTTTTAATAGCTTTTTAAGGTTTAAAGTTGCAGATATGTCGAGAATATAATATCCGTCGTTATGTCTGGTTATTACATCAAACTCACGTGTTAACTTTTCCATCATGAATGTATAGCAGAAGTATTGTCTTGATGTTGCATCAACTGATTTTGGAAGGTTGAATTTGTATTCGAAGTTAACGATTTTCGGAATCAGTTTAAATGAATTTAATTTTAGCTTTTTTGTTATGAAATTCTGAGGGATTTCAAAAAATTCATCCATTGCCTTTTCAAGCTCCTTAACCAGTTCAATTTTTTTATCGTATAGTTTTTTAAGCCTGTTTTTTGTTTTTTCATAGTCGCTGCACAGAAGTTCTGCGTCATAATCAGTGACTATTGTTTCATTAATTCGAATTAAATCCCTAATCAGTAACTCGATATCTTCAATTTTAACCATTATACTGCAACCTTCAATCATAATTTCCACTAATAACTATAATATTCATTCTATTTAAGCTTAATCCAATTGTATTGGCTTAATAAAATTGTTGTGACTTAGTAAAATTGTTGTCATTTAACCATTGTATTTATAGTTTTCTATTGACAATTTAAAAGATTTTAAGGCTGAAAATTAATTGTTTCATTATTAACTGTTTCATAAGAAACATTTATATTGTTTTATATACATAACATAAAACAGGTGAAAACAATGGATGATAAAAGCCATCAGGCAATTAAAGACAGTTCTCCATTTGTGGCATGGATTCACAACATATCCCTGAATCAGCAGAAATATATGAAAGCAAAATTCAATGAACTCGATTTGGGCCATGATGTGAGATATATCATGTACATCTATGACAATCCGGACTGCTCACAGGAAGATCTGGTCAATATGTTTTCTCAAAGCAAGGGAAACATAGCCAAGGTCTTGAAAAAAATGGAGGATGAGGGATTTATCAAAAGAGACGTAAATCCCGAAAACCGTCGAAAATACATGCTCTATACGACTGAAAAAGGAAACGAACTTGTTCCGAAATATAGGGAACTATCAAAAAAATGGGAAGAGGAAGTTGGAATAACAGATAAAGACGCAGAACTTAAAAAAAGACTGAAAGAAATAGCAATCAGAGGAATGAATCTTATAGAGGAGTGATATTATGAAATTTGACTTAGAAACAATAGTAATAGCTGTATCATTTATAACATCATTTTTTGCAGTATTTCTCTCAAATGGAATCATCATAGGAGTTCCGGCAATAGCGCAGGAATTTGCAATGAACAATGTTATTCAAAACTGGGTACCGACAATATTTTTCCTTGTGGTGGCAGTGTTTACTGTACCTGCAGGACAGATTTCAGGAAAATTCGGAGTTAAAAAGACACTGCTTGCAGGTGTAGTTTTATATCTTCTTGCATCCGTCGGAGCATGTCTTTCATTTTCAACAGAAACATTTTTAGTTTTCAGAATACTTCAGGGAGCAGGAGTTGCATTTTTAAACGTATCTGCAATGGCAATGGTTGTACAGGCAGTAAAACCTCAAAACAGAGGAAAAGCACTGGGTTTTACAGTAACCGGAGTGTATCTTGCAACATCACTTTCACCGGTAATCTGCGGATTTTTAGTCCAGAATCTTGGATGGAGATCAATGTTTTACTTTGTAATTCCGTTTCTGGTATTATGTATTTTATTAATGGTGCTTAAAATTCCAGGAGAATGGAAAACATATGAAAAAGATAAAATTGATAAAACCGGTTCAATACTTTATGGAATCGGAATTTTAGCTTTCATATACGGATTTACCACACTGACAACAACCAACGGTTTACTGATTACAATCATAGGAATAGTGATGCTGATAATATTCGGAGCATATGAGCTAAGGCAGAAATCACCTGTATTCAACATGAATCTCTTTAAAAACAAGAAGTTCACCTCATCAAATATTGCGGCATTATGCAGCTATATTGCAGTAATGGTGATTACAACCATATTGAACTATCATTTCCAGTACGTCAGAGGATGGAATGCACAGATGTCAGGACTGATTTTGATTATTACACCAATAATCATGGCTATAATGGCGCCTAATGCCGGAAAATTATCTGATAAAATACATCCTCAGAAACTGGCCGCTATAGGAATGGCAATAGCTACAGTTGCAATGCTGATACTGACTTTCCTAACCCAGGATACACCGTTATATCTTGTTGTTGTTGCAATGATTCTGCAGGGTTTCGGTATGGGACTCTTTTCATCCCCGAACATGAATGCTATTATGAGTTCAGTTCCGCCAAAGGACGCACCGACCGCTTCAGCATCACAGGCTACAATGAGAACCATAGGACAAACAATGAGTTTAGGGCTTTTGACTTTAGTCTTTGCATGGGTAATGGGCAGTCTGGAATTAGCTCCGCAATATGCATCAATGATTGTGCAGGCTTCACAGACAATTTGTCTTATATGTACAGTTGCATGCGTTCTTGCGGTGTTTGCGTCACTTGTCGGAATCCGTTCAAGCGACAAATTCAATACAAACAGATAAGGGTAGTTTAATCTACCCACTTAATTTTTTAAAACATTATTGCTTTTTATGATTTTTGAAATCTTTACATGAGGATTAATGAATCTTTCATGACTGTTTTTTTCATCATTGATTGTTAAAACGTTGTTTCTGCAGTGATGTACGCATCCTAAACAGAATTCACATATATCTCCAATAACAGGTCCTTCTTCCGTTAATGCAATATTGCCTCGTGGACATACCTATGAACATATCCTGCAGCGGGTACACTCATCACCGACAATAATATGGAATTTCTCAGTCATTGTGGATTCCAGCACCTTTTCAATAAAGGGAACATCAGTAAACATTTTTTTGGACATTCTGTAAATTAAATATAAAATATGGAATTTAAATCAAAAAAAATCACCAATACCATATGAACGTATCGGAGAAATATTCTACATTCTACACAAAAACAATAGAAAATACTTAAATGATTCATTAAACAAATATGATTTAAATCTGATTCAGTTAATGTGTCTTTTAACAATTCATAATAAAGAAAACATCACACAGCAAGATTTAACAGACCATCTATTTTTAACTAAAAGCGGCATTACACATGCAATTAGAAATCTTGAACAAAATAACTATTTAAAAAGAACCCAATCAAAAAAAGACGGCCGCCAGTATACATTAAGTCTGACACCGAAAGGTGAAAAAATAATTCCCAAATTAATTGAAATTAACCAGAAATGGGAAAACACAATGGAAATAAATAAATTAGATGAAAGATTTATAGAAGAATTAAAAGATTTGGCAGACAAATCAATTAATCTGAACTTATAGGTCCATTCTTCTAAAACATCATAATTTCAAATTATCAACACCGCGAATAAGCTCCAGCATATGGGAATCCTTTACATCCTGTGAAAAGAAACTGTTCTCTTCAAGATAAATTGCCGGAACTCCGTTCTGATTTAGCGGAATTGTCAGATAAGGTCCGCTTGTAGTCTGGTAAGGATTGTAATATGAAA
This region of uncultured Methanobrevibacter sp. genomic DNA includes:
- a CDS encoding MarR family winged helix-turn-helix transcriptional regulator, which produces MDDKSHQAIKDSSPFVAWIHNISLNQQKYMKAKFNELDLGHDVRYIMYIYDNPDCSQEDLVNMFSQSKGNIAKVLKKMEDEGFIKRDVNPENRRKYMLYTTEKGNELVPKYRELSKKWEEEVGITDKDAELKKRLKEIAIRGMNLIEE
- a CDS encoding MarR family winged helix-turn-helix transcriptional regulator, with amino-acid sequence MLHKNNRKYLNDSLNKYDLNLIQLMCLLTIHNKENITQQDLTDHLFLTKSGITHAIRNLEQNNYLKRTQSKKDGRQYTLSLTPKGEKIIPKLIEINQKWENTMEINKLDERFIEELKDLADKSINLNL
- a CDS encoding PLP-dependent cysteine synthase family protein; translation: MNLEKLIGNTPMIKIDYEYEGKSGSIYTKLEYYNYSGSIKDRIALYILEKSKENGELQDGQPIVEVTSGNTGISFSAIGALLGHEVHIFMPDWVSLERRNLIEMYGANVHLVSKEEGGFKKALELAEEFAIKHDAFRPLQFDNELNVEAQYKTTGQEIIDAVPDVNAFVSGIGTGGTLMGIGKRLKDNNPDSKIIALEPSTLSILKMGMEEGSHLIEGIGDDFIPGIVDRGAIDDIVLIHDCDAINMSKRIAKEFGLGIGISSGANFLASVLSDSDELTIATVFPDDNKKYITTKLSEEIDTDSELLSNNIKLIGFEVV
- a CDS encoding MFS transporter; the encoded protein is MKFDLETIVIAVSFITSFFAVFLSNGIIIGVPAIAQEFAMNNVIQNWVPTIFFLVVAVFTVPAGQISGKFGVKKTLLAGVVLYLLASVGACLSFSTETFLVFRILQGAGVAFLNVSAMAMVVQAVKPQNRGKALGFTVTGVYLATSLSPVICGFLVQNLGWRSMFYFVIPFLVLCILLMVLKIPGEWKTYEKDKIDKTGSILYGIGILAFIYGFTTLTTTNGLLITIIGIVMLIIFGAYELRQKSPVFNMNLFKNKKFTSSNIAALCSYIAVMVITTILNYHFQYVRGWNAQMSGLILIITPIIMAIMAPNAGKLSDKIHPQKLAAIGMAIATVAMLILTFLTQDTPLYLVVVAMILQGFGMGLFSSPNMNAIMSSVPPKDAPTASASQATMRTIGQTMSLGLLTLVFAWVMGSLELAPQYASMIVQASQTICLICTVACVLAVFASLVGIRSSDKFNTNR
- a CDS encoding Ig-like domain-containing protein — protein: MSKNKIIFAILIAVIAILMVGAASAFSLFGKTQTKLNITGEDTLYPGDNLTINLTNDKGEAIENATVNITVTGDNGFNKTANVTTNKSGIAVLEIDYEAGTYAVNCSYAGDDDFEASDISKNITVKANEVATSDDSSSSGDPGAFYSAQEGRIIYTGEVHDAPDGHKYKHLGNNEWQKID
- a CDS encoding helix-turn-helix domain-containing protein: MLDECIIVNEGLKVKLYLDKVMVDEFNRSLGNVRFVWNNLLTEYQKTFELFKQHGYTKLKCNQTTFNTMLTMLKKEYPFLYDSESSTLQQVYRDLIRSFNG